In Liquorilactobacillus hordei DSM 19519, the following proteins share a genomic window:
- a CDS encoding NAD(P)-dependent oxidoreductase gives MERMTKLKIGFIGTGVMGAAIAGHLIEAGHKLTVYNRTKSKTDKLVAAGATWADTPTEVAKKSDVVFTMVGFPTDVEEVYFGNKGLFKGLKTEGITIDMTTSRPSLAVKIADYAKRHNFHAVDAPVSGGDIGAQNATLTIMAGGEEETYNKLLPLFKVISKATNLFGAAGSGQHAKMANQIMIAGTMTGLTEMLLYAQHAGLDEQKILETLSAGGANNWSMTNYVPRILKNDFTPGFFSRHFLKDLRIALEEADKMGLDLKATAEAKRLYEVMVDVKGLGNQGTQGLINIYK, from the coding sequence ATGGAAAGGATGACAAAATTGAAAATTGGATTTATTGGAACTGGCGTGATGGGTGCTGCAATTGCAGGCCATTTAATAGAGGCTGGTCACAAACTAACTGTCTATAATCGTACAAAAAGTAAAACCGACAAATTAGTCGCTGCCGGTGCAACTTGGGCCGATACTCCGACTGAGGTTGCAAAAAAAAGCGATGTTGTCTTTACAATGGTAGGCTTCCCAACCGATGTCGAGGAAGTTTACTTTGGTAATAAAGGTCTCTTCAAAGGCCTAAAAACTGAAGGAATCACGATTGATATGACGACAAGCCGTCCAAGTTTAGCGGTTAAAATTGCAGACTATGCAAAAAGGCACAATTTCCATGCTGTCGATGCTCCTGTTTCTGGTGGTGATATTGGTGCTCAAAATGCAACATTAACCATAATGGCTGGTGGAGAAGAAGAAACATATAATAAACTTCTGCCACTCTTCAAAGTTATCAGCAAAGCAACTAATCTCTTTGGTGCTGCAGGTTCTGGTCAACATGCTAAGATGGCAAATCAAATAATGATTGCAGGTACAATGACAGGATTAACAGAGATGCTTCTTTATGCCCAACATGCTGGGCTTGATGAACAAAAAATTCTTGAAACACTTTCCGCTGGAGGCGCAAACAATTGGAGCATGACTAACTATGTCCCAAGAATTCTAAAGAATGATTTCACGCCTGGATTCTTTTCTAGACATTTTCTTAAAGACTTACGCATTGCTCTAGAAGAAGCCGACAAAATGGGGCTTGATCTTAAAGCCACTGCTGAAGCTAAACGACTATATGAAGTGATGGTCGATGTTAAAGGTCTTGGAAACCAAGGAACTCAGGGCTTAATCAATATTTATAAATAA
- a CDS encoding NAD(P)/FAD-dependent oxidoreductase, producing the protein MKEIVILGAGYAGLRALHRLQASKGDFHITLIDRNNYHYEATDLHEVAAGTQSKEKITYTITDVVKPSVTTFIQAKVETIDRGAQTVTLDNGQVLNYDYVIVSLGFRSESFGIAGVEENALEMVDVESAEKVYHHIVVQMQDYSKTQNPDDLKIVVCGAGFTGIELLGSLIESRSSLAKIAGVSADQLEIYCVEAVTRLLPMFDEDLANYGISSLKNWGIKFLTGKPIKEIKPNTVIYQDDKETGATKELTANTIIWTTGVSGSEVMEASGFSQRRGRVIVSDNLTDPDFDNVYIVGDVSAFMDKESNRPYPTTAQVALKMGDYAAKHLLAQLNGNDIEGFAFKSLGSVASIGNTHAFGMVGKSAIKGYPASFVKKAIMDKSLLATGGVKEMLAKGRFDLYH; encoded by the coding sequence ATGAAGGAAATAGTTATTTTAGGTGCAGGGTACGCAGGATTACGTGCTCTTCACCGATTGCAAGCAAGCAAAGGTGATTTTCATATTACACTTATCGATCGTAATAATTACCACTATGAGGCAACTGACTTACATGAGGTTGCTGCGGGTACTCAATCAAAAGAGAAGATTACTTATACAATAACTGACGTTGTTAAACCATCAGTGACAACATTTATTCAGGCTAAAGTTGAGACGATTGATCGTGGAGCACAGACGGTCACATTAGATAATGGACAAGTGCTTAACTATGATTATGTAATCGTTTCGCTTGGATTTCGCTCAGAGTCATTTGGCATTGCTGGAGTTGAGGAAAATGCACTTGAAATGGTGGATGTCGAAAGTGCAGAAAAGGTATACCATCATATTGTTGTACAAATGCAAGATTATAGTAAGACTCAGAATCCAGATGATTTAAAGATCGTTGTTTGCGGTGCTGGGTTTACAGGTATTGAACTTTTAGGTTCACTTATTGAGTCTCGTTCATCTTTGGCTAAGATTGCTGGAGTATCTGCTGACCAATTAGAAATCTATTGTGTTGAAGCTGTTACACGTTTGTTACCAATGTTTGATGAAGATTTGGCTAACTATGGTATCTCTAGTTTGAAGAACTGGGGGATTAAGTTCCTTACTGGGAAGCCAATCAAAGAAATTAAACCAAATACAGTTATCTATCAAGATGATAAAGAAACTGGTGCTACCAAGGAACTTACTGCAAACACGATTATCTGGACAACTGGTGTAAGTGGCAGTGAAGTAATGGAAGCTTCAGGCTTTTCACAAAGACGTGGTCGTGTTATTGTGAGTGATAATTTGACAGATCCTGACTTTGATAATGTTTATATTGTCGGAGATGTTTCTGCATTTATGGATAAAGAAAGTAATCGTCCATATCCGACAACTGCACAGGTTGCACTTAAGATGGGCGATTACGCTGCAAAACATTTACTTGCACAATTGAATGGCAATGACATTGAAGGGTTTGCCTTTAAATCATTGGGTTCGGTTGCTTCAATTGGGAATACACATGCCTTTGGAATGGTTGGCAAGTCAGCTATTAAAGGTTATCCAGCATCTTTTGTTAAGAAAGCAATTATGGATAAATCGTTACTTGCAACTGGTGGCGTAAAAGAAATGCTTGCTAAGGGTCGCTTTGACTTGTATCACTAG
- a CDS encoding prenyltransferase, whose translation MTVPIFLELVEIKAKTASILPFLLGACFSWFNYHSLNLGLLITFFIAMFLFNMAVDILDNYNDYRNATEEHDYKRKTNIIGRENLSLQLVFWMMVGMIAMSAIIGFILVYITGWPLLIMGGVCYLVGIFYSSGPKPLSSLPLGEVFSGPTMGFMITLICVYINSYQNFSWSLMNVGAILLISLPNTMWISNLMLANNICDLAEDEKNNRYTLVHYLGKRHSLQLFVIMNSVAILALVAAVVLKIAPWTMLLTLVVLPVIVKQVKLFLSKQVKKETFSCAIKILAIGAVSQTLTFLIYMPFINN comes from the coding sequence TTGACTGTTCCAATTTTTTTAGAGTTAGTTGAAATAAAAGCCAAGACAGCAAGTATTTTACCATTCTTACTGGGTGCATGTTTTAGTTGGTTTAATTACCATTCATTGAATCTTGGTTTACTAATTACGTTTTTTATTGCGATGTTTTTATTCAATATGGCAGTTGATATTCTGGATAATTATAATGATTATCGAAATGCAACTGAAGAGCATGATTATAAGCGAAAAACGAATATCATCGGACGCGAAAACTTATCCCTACAATTAGTGTTCTGGATGATGGTTGGGATGATTGCAATGTCAGCAATTATCGGTTTTATTTTGGTTTATATAACAGGTTGGCCGTTATTGATAATGGGCGGTGTTTGTTATCTTGTGGGAATTTTTTATTCTTCTGGTCCTAAGCCACTTTCAAGTTTGCCTTTAGGAGAAGTCTTCTCAGGACCTACAATGGGATTTATGATTACATTGATTTGTGTATATATAAATTCATATCAGAATTTTTCGTGGAGTTTGATGAATGTGGGGGCAATATTACTAATTTCATTGCCTAACACTATGTGGATTTCCAATCTAATGTTGGCTAATAACATTTGTGATCTTGCAGAAGATGAAAAAAATAACAGATATACGCTAGTTCACTATCTTGGTAAGAGACATTCACTACAATTATTTGTTATAATGAACTCTGTAGCTATACTTGCTCTGGTGGCTGCAGTAGTTTTGAAAATCGCACCTTGGACAATGCTGTTGACCTTGGTTGTGTTGCCAGTTATTGTTAAACAAGTTAAATTATTTTTGAGTAAACAAGTAAAAAAAGAAACATTTAGCTGTGCTATCAAAATACTCGCCATTGGAGCTGTAAGTCAAACATTAACATTTTTGATTTACATGCCATTCATTAATAACTAA
- a CDS encoding polyprenyl synthetase family protein: MLDIWSHYPNVAQKLNTVSSLINEHLSTDKPDVKQLLADAAQEQGKMLRPGLFLLFSELGNKHEQSEEQLLKIAASLEILHKATLIHDDIIDDSPLRHGVITIQSNFGKDVAVYAGDLLFTVFFELLIDTMNGTTMMKDNAAAMKKLLFGELSQMHARFNQNQTIENYVENIKGKTAELFRLACLEGAYFGKSSSEVTQIAASIGENIGIAFQIYDDILDYTSSSKILKKPVLEDLAQGVYTSPLLFAIAKDPQAFAPFLDKKQNISVAEIKKVSNLVHKLGGVKDAITFAQSYTKNALVDIDKLPQNEITISIKKLTNSLLNRKF, encoded by the coding sequence ATGCTAGATATATGGTCTCACTATCCAAACGTTGCTCAAAAACTTAATACCGTTAGTTCTTTAATCAATGAACATCTCAGTACTGATAAGCCCGATGTAAAGCAACTACTTGCTGATGCAGCCCAGGAACAAGGGAAAATGTTACGTCCTGGTCTTTTTCTTCTTTTTTCAGAACTTGGAAATAAACATGAACAAAGTGAAGAACAATTACTTAAAATTGCTGCTTCCCTAGAAATATTACATAAAGCCACGCTCATCCATGATGACATTATTGATGACTCTCCTTTAAGACATGGCGTCATTACCATTCAATCTAATTTCGGTAAGGATGTCGCTGTCTATGCAGGGGATTTACTTTTCACAGTATTTTTTGAATTATTGATTGATACTATGAATGGTACAACAATGATGAAAGACAATGCAGCGGCAATGAAAAAACTCTTATTTGGTGAACTTAGTCAAATGCATGCTCGTTTTAATCAAAATCAGACAATTGAAAACTACGTTGAAAATATCAAGGGAAAAACAGCAGAGTTATTTCGCCTAGCATGTCTCGAGGGAGCATACTTTGGCAAGAGTTCGTCTGAAGTAACTCAAATTGCTGCTTCAATCGGTGAGAACATTGGAATTGCTTTTCAAATCTATGATGATATCTTAGATTATACTTCCTCAAGCAAGATTTTGAAGAAACCTGTATTAGAAGATTTAGCCCAAGGTGTCTATACTTCACCACTTTTGTTTGCAATTGCTAAAGACCCACAAGCCTTTGCCCCATTTCTAGATAAGAAACAAAACATTTCAGTTGCTGAAATTAAAAAGGTAAGTAATCTAGTTCATAAACTCGGAGGAGTCAAAGATGCAATTACCTTTGCCCAAAGTTATACAAAAAATGCCTTAGTAGATATTGATAAATTACCACAAAATGAAATCACAATTAGTATCAAGAAACTAACAAACAGTCTCTTGAATCGCAAGTTCTAA